The DNA segment CTGGCGTCCGCGGACACCCTGTTGGAGTCCTACGGCGCGCTCGGCGTCCCCTACCTCGTCACCAACCGCGACGAACTCGCCGACGGCAGCGCCGCCGAGCGGGTGCGGGCCGCGCTGACGGGCCGTATGACGGCCTTCGTCGGGCACTCCGGGGTGGGCAAGACCACCCTGGTCAACTCGCTGGTCCCGGAGCGCCGCCGGGCCATCGGCCATGTCAACGCCGTCACCGGCCGCGGTCGGCACACCACCACCTCCGCGCTGGCGCTCCCGCTGCCGGACGACTCGGGCTGGGTCATCGACACCCCGGGAGTACGGTCCTTCGGGCTGCACCACGTCGACCCCTCGCGGGTCATCCACGCCTTCCCGGACCTGGAGCCCGGCACCGCGGGCTGCCCGCGTGCCTGCAGCCACGACGAACCGGACTGCGCGCTGGACGCATGGGTCACCGACGGCCACGCCGATCCGGCCCGTCTCTACTCCCTGCGCCGCCTGCTGGCCACCCGCGAACGGCGCGAGGGCGACTGACCGACGACGTTTGCTGCCGCCGTCCGGGGTAAATGCATCTTCGCACCGAGCCCGGCGACGTGATCCACCAGGAACCGGTCGCCCGGACGGGGCCCGGACGAGTCGTGGTGATGTCCCGTCGGGGCCCACGGAGGACAGGCCCAGCTGACGGAGGCAATGGGATGGCGTGGCTGCTGGTGGTGGTGGCGGGGATCCTGGAGACCGGCTTCGCGGTCTGCCTCAAGCTCTCGCACGGCTTCACCCGCCTCTTCCCCACCATCGCCTTCGCGGCCTTCGCCCTCGGCAGCTTCGGCCTGCTGACGCTGGCGCTGCGCAAGCTCGACGTCGGCCCGGCGTACGCGGTGTGGACCGGCATCGGCGCGGCCGGTACGGCCATCTACGGCATGGTCTTCCTCGGCGACCTGGTCTCCACCCTCAAGATCGTCTCCATCACCCTGGTCATCGTCGGCGTGGTCGGACTGCAGCTGTCGGGCTCGGCACACTGACCCGCGGCGCCGCCCGGCACCCGGCCGTGCGGGCCGGGCGGACGGGGCGGACGAGGGACGGGGCGGCGGGTGCGGGCCGGGGCGCCCGTGCGGACGGGCGGCCGTCAACTCGTGCGCCGGAAAAGCCCGTCCACCGCACCCCGTCACGCCCCGTCACCCCCGCTCGCCCGGCGGCGCACCGGCCGGGACCCGGGCGAAGGCGCCCCGTACGAGCCGGGCCACCGCCTCCGTCTCCAGCTCCCCGCGCGTGCGCTGCGCCGGCAGGCGTCCGGGGGCCTGGGCCGCGGCGGGGGCCGGCGGGGCGACGACACAGGCCAGGGTCAGCCGGGCCGCGGTCTCGCAAACGGCGCCCAGGGCGGGCAGCTCCTCCGCGGGCCAGTCGGGCTCCAGCGCCGCGACCGCCTGGTCGCAGAAGCGGCCGACGAGCTCCGCGGGGCCCGGCAGCGGCGCCTCGGCCCGCGCCGCGGCTCGCCGGTCGGGGAGGCCGGGCCGGGCAACAGCGGTTCCGGCCGGGACGGCCCCGGACGTGACGGCGGGCGAGGGTGCCGGGGGCGGCAGCCGGTCGCCCCAGCAGCCGGTCAGCGCCGCCCTGACCAGGGGGTTGGCGCGGGCGGTGCGCAGGGTCCAGGCGGCCGCGGCCACCATCCGGCCCGCCGCGTCGCCCCGCGTCCCGGCGGCAGCCGCGCCCCGGGACAGCGCCCGGGCCACGCCGGCGAGGTAGCTCTCGGTCTCCCGGCGGACCAGGGCGCGGGCCAGCCCCTCCTTGCTGCCGAACTCGTTGTAGAGCGTCTGCCGGGAGACCCCGGCGGCGGCCGCGACATCGACCATCCGTACGGCCGCCCAGGCGCGCCGCGTCAGCGCCGTATAGGCGGCATCGAGCAGGGACTCACGCGCTGCGGGCATCCGTTGCCTCCCCGGACCCGGCCCAGGCGGCCGGTGTGCGCACAGAATTGACGCGGCACCAGATGCTGTCAAGGGCCGTCACGCACCCGCCCGCCGCGGGCCCCGGGCTGTCACACGCCCGGCGGCGCATGGCCGTGTGGCTCCGGCGTATACCAGTCGATACTGTTCGCACATGCCCGACTATCACGATGATCTTCGCCTCGGCCATGTCCTCGCGGACGCCGCGGACGCCGCCACCATGGAGCGCTTCAAGGCACTCGACCTCAAGGTCGAGACCAAACCGGACATGACGCCGGTGAGCGAGGCGGACAAGGCCGCCGAGGAGCTCATCCGGGGCCAGCTCCAGCGGGCCCGGCCCCGGGACGCGGTGCTCGGCGAGGAGTTCGGCAGCGAGGGCACGGGGCCGCGGCGCTGGATCATCGACCCGATCGACGGCACGAAGAACTACGTCCGCGGGGTGCCGGTCTGGGCGACGCTGATCGCGCTGATGGAGCGCGGCGAGGGCGGTGACCGCCCGGTGGTCGGCATCGTCTCCGCACCGGCGCTCAACCGCCGCTGGTGGGCCGCCGACGGCCTGGGGGCCTTCACGGGCCGCAGCCTGACCTCCGCGACCCGGCTGCGGGTCTCGCAGGTCGGCCGCATCCAGGACGCCTCCTTCGCCTACTCCTCGCTGACCGGCTGGGAGGAGCGCGACAAGCTGCCCGGCTTCCTCGACCTGAGCCGGGACTGCTGGCGCACCCGCGGCTACGGGGACTTCTGGCCGTACATGATGATCGCCGAGGGCTCGGTGGACATCTGCGCGGAGCCGGAGCTCTCGCTGTGGGACATGGCGGCGTGCGCGGTGGTCGTCAAGGAGGCCGGCGGACAGTTCACCGGCCTCGACGGCAAGCCGGGCCCGCACAGCGGCAACGCGGCGGCCTCCAACGGCCTGCTGCACGAGGATCTGCTCGGATATCTGGGCGACTCCCCCCGCTGACCTGCGACGGGGCGGGTATTCGGACACCCGTCCCGCAGTTGCCCCTTGTTGCATCGGCACAGGCATGTGAACATGAGAATCCCCCACTTTGTGAACTTGTGAATCCTTTCGCAAGGCACATTCACCAAGGAGGTGGCTCCACTCCATGCCCATGCACGTCAAAGACGCCATGAGCACGGTGGTCCTCACCATCGGGCCCGCCCACACGCTCCGTCAGGCGGCGCAGCTGATGGCGGCCCGCCGTATCGGCGCGGCCGTGGTCCTCGACAACGACAACAGCGGCATCGGCATCCTCACCGAGCGCGACATCCTCAACTCCCTCGGCGCGGGCGAGAACCCCGACCGGGAGACCGCCCAGACCCACACCACCTCGGACGTGGTCTTCGCCGCTCCGGACTGGACCCTCGACGATGCCGCGGACGCCATGGTGCGCGGCGGCTTCCGCCATCTGATCGTGCTCAACGACCATGAACCGGTCGGCGTGGTGTCCGTACGCGACATCATCCGCTGCTGGTCGACCACCACGGAACGGACCGCCACCGAGCGGGCCGACGCCGTACCGGCCTGACGCACCCCGGCTCCGCCCCCCAACACCCCGGAGCCACACACACGAAGAGGCCGGAGCCCCATGGCATCCGGCCTCTTCGCTTTTATACGGCAGCGACGATTGCGCAACCCCCACGGCGCTCCACCACCTCCGCGAGAGCGGCGGCGGTTTAGCCGCAAAGGGGTGCCACTCAGCCGCGCAGGGCCTGGACC comes from the Streptomyces angustmyceticus genome and includes:
- the rsgA gene encoding ribosome small subunit-dependent GTPase A → MRRYGKNPDEDDIRVRPNPKGNRPRTNIRPKHEDAGEGLVLTVDRGRLTCLIDGRTVTAMKARELGRKSAVVGDRVAVVGDLTGTKDTLARIVRVEPRTSTLRRTADDDDPFERVVVANADQLAIVTALADPEPRPRLIDRCLVAAYDAGLDPLLVLTKSDLASADTLLESYGALGVPYLVTNRDELADGSAAERVRAALTGRMTAFVGHSGVGKTTLVNSLVPERRRAIGHVNAVTGRGRHTTTSALALPLPDDSGWVIDTPGVRSFGLHHVDPSRVIHAFPDLEPGTAGCPRACSHDEPDCALDAWVTDGHADPARLYSLRRLLATRERREGD
- a CDS encoding DMT family transporter; protein product: MAWLLVVVAGILETGFAVCLKLSHGFTRLFPTIAFAAFALGSFGLLTLALRKLDVGPAYAVWTGIGAAGTAIYGMVFLGDLVSTLKIVSITLVIVGVVGLQLSGSAH
- a CDS encoding TetR/AcrR family transcriptional regulator, encoding MPAARESLLDAAYTALTRRAWAAVRMVDVAAAAGVSRQTLYNEFGSKEGLARALVRRETESYLAGVARALSRGAAAAGTRGDAAGRMVAAAAWTLRTARANPLVRAALTGCWGDRLPPPAPSPAVTSGAVPAGTAVARPGLPDRRAAARAEAPLPGPAELVGRFCDQAVAALEPDWPAEELPALGAVCETAARLTLACVVAPPAPAAAQAPGRLPAQRTRGELETEAVARLVRGAFARVPAGAPPGERG
- the hisN gene encoding histidinol-phosphatase, with the translated sequence MPDYHDDLRLGHVLADAADAATMERFKALDLKVETKPDMTPVSEADKAAEELIRGQLQRARPRDAVLGEEFGSEGTGPRRWIIDPIDGTKNYVRGVPVWATLIALMERGEGGDRPVVGIVSAPALNRRWWAADGLGAFTGRSLTSATRLRVSQVGRIQDASFAYSSLTGWEERDKLPGFLDLSRDCWRTRGYGDFWPYMMIAEGSVDICAEPELSLWDMAACAVVVKEAGGQFTGLDGKPGPHSGNAAASNGLLHEDLLGYLGDSPR
- a CDS encoding CBS domain-containing protein, coding for MHVKDAMSTVVLTIGPAHTLRQAAQLMAARRIGAAVVLDNDNSGIGILTERDILNSLGAGENPDRETAQTHTTSDVVFAAPDWTLDDAADAMVRGGFRHLIVLNDHEPVGVVSVRDIIRCWSTTTERTATERADAVPA